One segment of Candidatus Hydrogenedentota bacterium DNA contains the following:
- a CDS encoding CHAD domain-containing protein has protein sequence MTRDESLADGVRRLLAEGLGAALGELHRPAAERDAAVHECRKQLKVLRALVRLARADMRESVFDRWNTGLRDAGRALAPARDAAAVVECVDGLLAAPDLDPADAAALASCRETLLERSGAPAEEESSGTGIPAAKARLVALLNGLETSPLRGRESEGKVLLEGLRASHCAARCAWKKVAACGGVAEAHEWRKRAKDLRYQVDLLVGAWPAMCAVLESELHRLTDALGLANDLAAVEAALGAGADPRVTALLAARRDAALAEALALGALLHGEPPRRAAARLAGWWLANVEKERG, from the coding sequence TTGACACGGGATGAATCACTCGCGGACGGGGTGCGGCGCCTGCTGGCGGAGGGTCTGGGCGCGGCGCTGGGTGAACTGCACCGTCCGGCGGCGGAGCGGGATGCGGCGGTGCATGAATGCCGGAAGCAACTGAAAGTGCTGCGGGCGCTGGTGCGTCTGGCGCGCGCGGACATGCGGGAAAGTGTGTTTGACCGGTGGAACACGGGTCTGCGGGACGCGGGCCGGGCGCTGGCTCCGGCGCGGGACGCGGCGGCGGTGGTGGAGTGCGTGGACGGCCTGCTGGCCGCGCCGGATTTGGATCCGGCGGACGCGGCGGCGCTGGCGTCCTGCCGTGAAACGCTTTTGGAACGGTCCGGGGCGCCGGCGGAGGAGGAGTCGTCCGGCACGGGCATTCCGGCGGCGAAGGCGCGCCTGGTGGCGCTGCTGAACGGACTGGAGACCTCCCCGCTGCGGGGCCGCGAGTCGGAGGGGAAGGTGCTGCTGGAAGGGCTGCGGGCCTCCCATTGCGCGGCGCGTTGCGCCTGGAAAAAGGTCGCGGCGTGCGGCGGTGTGGCGGAGGCGCACGAATGGCGGAAGCGGGCAAAGGATTTGCGGTACCAGGTGGACCTGCTGGTCGGGGCGTGGCCCGCGATGTGCGCGGTGCTGGAGTCGGAACTGCACCGTCTGACGGACGCGCTGGGACTGGCCAATGATTTGGCGGCGGTGGAGGCGGCGTTGGGCGCGGGCGCGGACCCGCGCGTGACGGCGCTGCTGGCGGCGCGGCGGGACGCCGCCCTGGCGGAGGCGCTGGCCCTGGGCGCGCTGCTGCACGGGGAGCCGCCGCGCCGGGCCGCGGCGCGCCTGGCGGGATGGTGGCTTGCAAACGTGGAGAAGGAACGCGGATAG